A window of the Paenibacillus woosongensis genome harbors these coding sequences:
- the tsaE gene encoding tRNA (adenosine(37)-N6)-threonylcarbamoyltransferase complex ATPase subunit type 1 TsaE: MDQASAEWVYEAKDLEGTGQLAAFLAARATPGTVIALDGDLGAGKTAFSQLFAKHLEVRDTVNSPTFTIIKEYEGRLPFYHMDVYRLSLEEAEELGLDEYFYGNGVTLVEWASIIDEIMPEQLLRIYIEAGPGSERKMHLTAQGEPYEQWITTLRQNGAVPK, from the coding sequence TTGGATCAAGCTTCGGCCGAATGGGTGTACGAGGCGAAGGATTTGGAAGGGACCGGGCAGCTCGCAGCTTTCCTTGCCGCGCGGGCGACGCCGGGAACGGTCATTGCCCTGGACGGTGATTTGGGTGCGGGGAAAACGGCTTTTTCCCAGCTGTTCGCGAAGCATTTGGAAGTTCGGGATACGGTAAACAGTCCGACTTTTACCATTATTAAAGAATATGAGGGCAGATTGCCTTTTTATCATATGGATGTGTACCGGCTGTCGCTGGAGGAAGCGGAGGAGCTGGGACTGGACGAATATTTCTACGGCAACGGCGTGACGCTGGTGGAGTGGGCTAGCATTATCGACGAAATTATGCCGGAACAGCTGCTGCGCATATATATAGAAGCCGGACCAGGCTCGGAGCGTAAAATGCATTTGACGGCCCAGGGAGAACCTTATGAGCAATGGATCACGACCTTGAGACAGAATGGAGCTGTACCTAAATGA
- a CDS encoding Ku protein: MHTVWKGAISFGLVHVPVKMFSATEDKDISMKYIHTACGSPISYVRRCPTCDKDTTWEEISRGYEYEKGKYVLFDKEELEQLSAQTEKTITILDFVDLTEIDPIYFQKTYYLSPDQAGSNAYQLLLEAMHQSGKIGIAKIAIRSKSSLAAIRVMEGCLAVETIFYPDEIRPIAQVPNLPENISVNDKELSMAKLLIEQLSTPFEPAKYTDDYRESLLHLIEQKIAGEEISLAPAKPQTNVIDLMAALQASIEAVKPVVTDPGPAKRTRKTAAKKPAAGAGGEDAPRNDELAPKPKKRTSSKAKKTIS, translated from the coding sequence ATGCATACCGTATGGAAGGGTGCGATCAGCTTCGGGCTTGTACATGTCCCGGTCAAAATGTTCTCCGCCACGGAGGACAAAGACATCTCCATGAAATACATTCATACCGCCTGCGGCAGCCCGATTTCTTATGTAAGGCGTTGTCCAACCTGCGACAAGGATACAACCTGGGAGGAGATTTCCCGGGGCTATGAATACGAGAAGGGCAAGTACGTCCTGTTTGACAAAGAGGAGCTGGAGCAGCTGTCGGCCCAGACCGAAAAAACGATCACGATTCTGGACTTTGTAGATTTGACCGAAATCGATCCGATCTATTTCCAGAAAACCTACTATCTCTCCCCGGATCAAGCGGGGTCGAACGCCTATCAGCTGCTCCTGGAAGCGATGCACCAGTCCGGCAAAATCGGCATTGCCAAAATCGCAATCCGCTCCAAAAGCAGTCTCGCAGCTATTCGCGTCATGGAAGGGTGCCTGGCCGTGGAGACGATCTTCTACCCGGATGAAATCCGGCCGATCGCGCAAGTGCCCAATCTGCCGGAGAACATCAGTGTTAACGATAAAGAACTGTCCATGGCCAAGCTGCTGATTGAACAGCTGTCCACACCTTTTGAGCCGGCGAAATATACCGACGATTACCGTGAGTCCCTGCTGCATCTCATCGAGCAAAAGATCGCCGGTGAAGAGATCAGCCTCGCTCCAGCCAAACCGCAAACCAATGTCATCGACCTGATGGCGGCCCTGCAGGCGAGCATCGAGGCGGTCAAGCCCGTCGTCACCGATCCTGGACCGGCCAAGCGTACCCGCAAAACGGCGGCCAAGAAACCAGCCGCGGGGGCAGGCGGTGAAGATGCTCCGCGAAACGACGAGCTTGCTCCAAAGCCGAAGAAGAGAACATCAAGCAAAGCGAAGAAAACCATCTCCTGA
- a CDS encoding RNA ligase family protein, translating into MELKPVVPFEPVRTETLPAGPEWIAQVKWDGVRILTYYDGDMTRLINRKGNERSKQYPEFMNVSSYCRADSVILDGEMIALAGDKPSFHEVMRRDSLRREAEIRFAVKQIPTIYMIFDVLYHNGEWVTGRSLADRQELLQEMIIPSGTIQLVPSYTDGERLFAVMKERGWEGVVSKRLDSTYALGGKDGRWQKLKLGYDLYAVIGGVTYRDGVMNALLLGVYDENGQFVYIGHTGSGKLNQPAWRSLAEQISVLTVKERFFHNIPQRIKGAVWTRPLLTVKVQFMEWTPGGTMRHPVLQGMADVLPESCTVTQGI; encoded by the coding sequence ATGGAGCTGAAGCCGGTAGTCCCTTTTGAACCAGTACGTACGGAAACCCTTCCGGCAGGGCCGGAATGGATAGCGCAGGTGAAATGGGATGGGGTGCGTATACTCACCTACTACGACGGAGATATGACGCGCCTGATTAACCGCAAGGGCAATGAACGGAGCAAGCAGTATCCCGAGTTTATGAATGTCTCATCCTATTGCCGCGCGGATTCGGTCATTCTTGATGGAGAAATGATTGCGCTTGCCGGAGACAAGCCGTCCTTTCATGAGGTCATGAGGCGGGACAGCCTGCGTCGCGAGGCGGAAATACGGTTTGCCGTCAAGCAGATCCCAACCATATATATGATTTTTGATGTGCTGTATCACAACGGAGAGTGGGTAACAGGCCGTTCTCTGGCCGACCGGCAGGAGCTGCTGCAAGAGATGATTATTCCCAGCGGGACGATTCAGCTTGTTCCGAGCTACACCGATGGAGAGCGGCTGTTTGCCGTCATGAAGGAGCGGGGCTGGGAAGGAGTCGTCAGCAAACGGCTGGATAGCACCTATGCCTTGGGCGGCAAAGACGGGCGCTGGCAAAAGCTGAAGCTCGGCTATGATTTATATGCGGTGATCGGCGGTGTAACCTATCGGGATGGTGTGATGAATGCCCTGCTGCTGGGTGTGTATGATGAAAACGGGCAATTTGTGTATATAGGTCATACGGGCAGCGGCAAGCTGAATCAGCCGGCATGGCGCAGCCTGGCGGAGCAAATATCCGTCCTGACGGTGAAGGAGCGCTTCTTTCACAACATCCCGCAGCGGATAAAGGGAGCGGTCTGGACCCGGCCGCTGCTTACAGTGAAGGTGCAGTTCATGGAGTGGACTCCCGGCGGAACGATGCGCCACCCCGTATTGCAGGGGATGGCCGACGTGCTGCCGGAGAGCTGTACGGTTACGCAGGGGATATAG
- the ligD gene encoding non-homologous end-joining DNA ligase, producing MSKTTKGTILVEGEEVTISNPDKLLWPEAGITKKLYLEKLAEISPYLLRYCRNRLLTTIRYPDGVGRKFFYQKNAPEPLPSFVRTSMHEGVDYVVLDSLPVLLWLGNLACIEFHPSLHYVHEQLPCEWMIDLDPSREEEPRIMEAAAYVGDILASLGLQSVPKTSGATGVQIIVPVEYGVTFDELRLIGQFVARYATEKYPELFTIERLKKDRGDKIYFDYLQHYGGKTLAAPYTPRARPTANVSTPLTWDEVRSNPLPSDFNLHNIGERLKQKGDLLAEVPPQSVQLILQHLR from the coding sequence ATGTCCAAAACGACGAAAGGTACGATTCTCGTAGAGGGTGAGGAAGTCACCATATCCAATCCCGATAAGCTGCTGTGGCCCGAGGCGGGAATTACGAAGAAGCTCTATTTGGAGAAGCTTGCTGAAATCTCTCCCTATCTGCTCCGTTACTGCCGGAACCGCCTGCTTACGACGATCCGGTATCCGGACGGGGTGGGGCGCAAGTTTTTTTACCAGAAAAATGCCCCTGAACCGCTGCCGTCGTTCGTCCGCACCTCGATGCATGAGGGAGTCGACTACGTCGTACTGGACAGCCTGCCGGTACTGTTGTGGCTCGGCAACTTGGCGTGCATTGAGTTCCATCCGTCGCTGCATTATGTTCACGAGCAGCTGCCGTGCGAATGGATGATCGATTTGGATCCATCGCGGGAGGAGGAGCCGCGCATTATGGAGGCCGCGGCCTATGTCGGAGACATTCTGGCCTCTTTGGGGCTTCAGTCGGTGCCGAAGACCTCCGGGGCTACCGGCGTGCAAATCATCGTGCCGGTCGAATACGGCGTAACGTTTGACGAGCTGCGGCTGATCGGACAGTTCGTAGCCCGCTATGCTACGGAGAAATACCCGGAACTATTCACCATCGAACGGCTCAAGAAGGATCGGGGAGACAAAATCTATTTCGACTATTTGCAGCATTATGGCGGAAAGACGCTAGCTGCGCCGTATACTCCCCGGGCACGTCCTACGGCCAACGTATCGACGCCTTTAACCTGGGACGAGGTGCGCAGCAATCCGCTGCCCTCCGATTTCAATCTGCACAATATCGGGGAGCGTTTGAAGCAAAAAGGCGATTTGCTTGCAGAGGTTCCGCCGCAATCCGTCCAGCTGATCCTTCAGCATCTGCGGTAA
- the cls gene encoding cardiolipin synthase yields MWWLALVLIAFIFQIATILILEFRNPSKAVAWMVILFLFPVIGFILYYFVAQDYKKRRKLRRRGSRVFQEIRAKLWQQAAIIESIEEMGNPDYRHQERLFGLLTHISESPITGCNETKVLTDGEKTFAAMLAAMEQARDHIHMESYIFRADGIGQSFKRMMLRKAGEGVKVRLICDGLGSYQLNSSFVKELQDGGVEVYFFLPPLIATLDRRVNYRNHRKILVVDGTVGFVGGLNVGDEYLGLDGKLGFWRDTHLQISGDAVYFLQNAFLADWRLASGQRVNHPELYPQHHCRGSEQVQILTSGPDQHWDAIQEMCFGAIAVAKRRIWITSPYFIPDPSIYNAIKTAAVSGVEVNIIIPHESDSRIVKLASLSYVEELLQSGVKFYQYEKGFIHAKVMIVDDLLATVGTANMDMRSFFCNFEMTAILFDQAPISRLSEDFLRDLAESRAIDLKAFARRPKLQRGLELLCRLLSPLL; encoded by the coding sequence ATGTGGTGGCTGGCTCTCGTACTTATCGCGTTTATTTTTCAAATCGCTACGATTCTTATTCTCGAATTTCGCAACCCGAGTAAGGCTGTAGCCTGGATGGTGATTCTGTTCCTGTTCCCGGTCATCGGCTTCATTCTGTATTACTTCGTGGCTCAGGATTATAAGAAGCGGCGAAAGCTGCGGCGCCGCGGGTCCAGGGTGTTTCAGGAAATCAGGGCCAAGCTATGGCAGCAGGCCGCCATCATCGAGAGCATAGAGGAGATGGGCAATCCGGATTATCGCCATCAGGAACGGTTATTCGGCCTCCTTACGCATATTTCGGAGAGCCCTATTACAGGCTGCAACGAAACCAAGGTATTGACGGATGGCGAGAAGACTTTTGCGGCGATGCTGGCAGCAATGGAACAGGCGAGGGATCACATACATATGGAGTCTTATATTTTTCGTGCGGATGGTATAGGACAATCGTTCAAGCGCATGATGCTCAGGAAGGCCGGGGAGGGCGTGAAAGTCAGGCTGATTTGCGACGGACTCGGCAGTTATCAATTGAACAGCTCCTTTGTCAAAGAGCTTCAGGACGGCGGAGTGGAAGTGTACTTTTTTCTGCCTCCGCTGATTGCCACGCTGGATCGGAGGGTCAATTACCGGAATCATCGAAAAATACTTGTCGTCGACGGGACGGTCGGCTTCGTCGGCGGGCTTAACGTCGGGGATGAATATTTGGGACTGGACGGTAAGCTTGGCTTTTGGCGCGATACGCATTTGCAAATCAGCGGAGACGCGGTGTATTTTTTGCAAAATGCATTTCTGGCCGATTGGCGGCTGGCCTCGGGACAGCGGGTCAATCATCCTGAGCTGTATCCGCAGCATCACTGCCGGGGCAGTGAACAGGTGCAGATCCTGACCAGCGGCCCTGATCAGCACTGGGATGCGATACAGGAAATGTGCTTTGGTGCAATCGCTGTCGCTAAACGCCGCATTTGGATTACGTCGCCTTATTTCATTCCCGACCCCAGCATCTATAATGCGATTAAGACCGCAGCCGTTAGCGGAGTGGAGGTGAACATTATTATTCCGCACGAATCGGACAGCCGGATCGTGAAGCTGGCATCGCTCTCTTATGTTGAGGAACTGCTTCAATCGGGAGTAAAGTTCTATCAATACGAGAAAGGGTTCATACATGCGAAGGTGATGATCGTGGATGACCTGCTGGCCACGGTGGGAACGGCAAATATGGACATGCGCAGCTTCTTCTGCAATTTCGAAATGACGGCAATTCTGTTCGATCAAGCGCCGATTTCCCGTTTAAGCGAGGATTTCTTGAGAGATCTTGCCGAGAGCAGGGCTATCGATTTGAAGGCATTTGCCCGCCGGCCGAAGCTGCAGAGGGGGCTGGAGCTGCTGTGCAGGCTGCTCTCCCCGCTGCTCTGA
- a CDS encoding M23 family metallopeptidase, with translation MRSASLPHRMTLLVLREANQPVKQIQVSKPFVIAVPIAALLSISGLIISLQMQSGHTISRLEDTLRLQNLKFEAIVTDKDEAIERLQNQVITLSGQSKELMDRMERVSELEAELQSFIDKYGSKGDAGKLSSLSSLSWDESLGRGGEFIAVHDQEIEELAQETSDDFLEISAMLDEIEKNVPTTLQKAKQTQYSISGTPSEWPTLSTRLTSNFGYRTDPFTGKAAFHAGIDIAGKIGDPVYAAAAGKVIAAESNRSRGKYIIIQHPNGLQSWYMHLSEIKVSEGDTVKKGQTIAKLGNSGRSTGPHLHFEIVKGDKKVNPLSYLQ, from the coding sequence ATGAGAAGTGCTAGTTTACCCCATCGCATGACACTGCTTGTTCTGCGGGAAGCGAATCAGCCTGTCAAGCAAATCCAGGTATCGAAACCGTTTGTGATTGCTGTGCCGATCGCCGCCCTGTTATCCATCTCCGGTTTGATTATCAGCCTGCAAATGCAGTCAGGGCACACCATTTCACGCCTAGAGGATACGCTAAGGCTGCAAAATCTTAAATTCGAAGCCATCGTCACCGACAAAGACGAAGCGATCGAGCGGCTGCAAAACCAGGTCATTACCTTGTCCGGACAATCCAAAGAACTGATGGATCGCATGGAACGGGTAAGCGAACTGGAAGCAGAGCTGCAAAGTTTTATAGATAAATATGGAAGCAAGGGGGATGCCGGCAAGCTGTCCTCCCTCTCCTCCTTGTCCTGGGATGAATCCTTAGGCAGGGGCGGCGAGTTCATTGCCGTACACGATCAGGAAATTGAAGAATTGGCTCAGGAGACGAGCGACGATTTCCTGGAGATCAGCGCGATGCTGGATGAAATCGAGAAAAATGTGCCTACAACACTGCAAAAGGCCAAGCAAACGCAGTATTCCATTTCGGGAACCCCTTCCGAGTGGCCGACATTGTCTACCCGCCTCACTTCGAACTTCGGGTACCGGACCGACCCGTTTACCGGAAAGGCGGCCTTTCATGCCGGGATTGATATTGCCGGCAAAATCGGCGACCCGGTCTATGCTGCGGCGGCCGGTAAAGTCATTGCCGCGGAAAGCAATCGCTCCAGGGGCAAATACATTATAATTCAACATCCGAACGGACTGCAAAGCTGGTATATGCATCTCAGCGAGATCAAGGTATCCGAGGGAGATACGGTCAAGAAAGGGCAGACTATTGCCAAGCTGGGCAACTCGGGCCGAAGCACGGGCCCCCATCTGCACTTTGAGATCGTTAAAGGGGACAAGAAAGTCAACCCGCTGTCTTATTTGCAATAA
- a CDS encoding bactofilin family protein has product MKDHKKVAGWQGTLIGQGSVAEGKLECEASLRIEGSFRGEIDCQGQVVIGETGEAHSNIKGADIIVAGKVVGDIASQGRLTITSSGLVEGNVHVAKLVIVEGGLLNGSSQMEQPAAVTVPVPSSNKKSKKAAQPEAG; this is encoded by the coding sequence TTGAAGGATCATAAAAAAGTAGCCGGCTGGCAGGGGACTTTGATCGGCCAGGGCAGCGTAGCCGAGGGAAAGCTGGAGTGCGAGGCGAGCCTCCGGATCGAAGGTTCGTTCCGCGGGGAAATTGACTGCCAGGGGCAGGTCGTCATCGGCGAAACCGGGGAGGCGCATTCCAATATTAAAGGCGCGGACATTATCGTAGCCGGCAAGGTCGTCGGAGATATCGCCTCGCAAGGGCGGCTGACGATTACGAGCAGCGGGCTGGTAGAAGGCAACGTGCATGTAGCCAAGCTTGTTATTGTAGAAGGCGGCCTGCTGAACGGCTCGAGCCAGATGGAGCAGCCGGCTGCCGTGACGGTGCCCGTTCCGAGTTCGAACAAGAAGTCCAAAAAAGCAGCACAGCCCGAAGCAGGGTGA
- a CDS encoding YhgE/Pip family protein, which yields MKSMSVFFKDLGASFKKPKVIIPILVVLFIPVLYSGMFLSAFWDPYGKMNELPVAVVNEDAGAEYEGKSLQAGKDLVEELKKNDDFSWRFVTREQADQGMNNNEYYMKIVIPEDFSSKATTLMDEQPQPAKLIFEPNEGYNFLASQIGGTAVKEIKSKVSAKVTEAYTETLFDQVEKISGGLSDAGSGASTISDGAVQLDEGALKLKENLAKLVQGTSQLQNGVTPLEEGAVTLSKGAKDLQGGASSLASGLSQLSAAQKQLENGAVKAQEGGAQLNTGLQASLQGAEKLQAGLTAAEQGSAKLQTGLEASLQGSGQVADGAKGVAQGLEQLAKASPDLAANPELQKLIAASKAVAEGSQQVAAGQQELVQGARELHGVHGQLLQGSGELVQGQQQLAQGARQLASGQEQLASGLKQFGAKLSEAATGGQSLASGAAQLSGGAEKLQGGVGQLSGGVSTIASGSKQLAGGAGELKDGMDKLASGTGELASKLNEAAEQTSGVKKSDELVNMYAKPIEIEEHKINEVPNYGTGFSPYFLSLGLFVGALISTLVVPTRGSSVSEATGWNRFVSRALAFTGMSLIQSLLSAALMLYVLKLEVQSVPLFYLFTFATSLSFMFIIQALVTWLDNPGRFLAILMLIFQLTTSAGTFPLELIPDWMKVFNPLLPMTYSVTGYKAVISSGEFGVAWENIGVLAGFGVAFLILTMLYFLRREQPSTASMTTAEA from the coding sequence GTGAAATCGATGTCGGTGTTTTTCAAGGATTTGGGAGCTTCTTTCAAGAAACCAAAAGTGATTATTCCTATATTGGTCGTCCTGTTCATTCCTGTCCTTTACAGCGGGATGTTCCTGTCGGCTTTTTGGGACCCTTACGGTAAGATGAACGAGCTTCCTGTTGCAGTAGTTAATGAGGATGCCGGTGCTGAATATGAAGGCAAGTCGCTGCAGGCCGGCAAAGACTTGGTCGAAGAGCTCAAGAAAAACGATGATTTCTCCTGGAGATTTGTCACCCGTGAGCAAGCCGACCAAGGGATGAACAATAACGAATACTACATGAAGATCGTCATTCCAGAGGACTTCTCGTCCAAGGCGACGACCTTGATGGATGAGCAGCCTCAGCCTGCCAAGCTCATATTCGAGCCGAATGAAGGTTATAACTTCCTGGCTTCGCAAATCGGCGGCACCGCCGTGAAGGAAATCAAATCGAAGGTGTCGGCTAAAGTTACGGAAGCTTATACAGAAACTTTGTTTGACCAGGTTGAGAAAATTTCCGGCGGCCTAAGCGATGCCGGTTCTGGAGCAAGCACAATTAGCGACGGTGCTGTACAGCTGGATGAGGGAGCATTAAAGCTCAAAGAAAACTTGGCCAAGCTGGTCCAGGGCACAAGCCAGCTGCAAAACGGCGTAACGCCTCTGGAAGAAGGCGCCGTCACGCTGAGCAAAGGCGCCAAGGATCTTCAAGGCGGAGCCTCCAGCCTGGCCAGCGGCCTGAGCCAGCTGTCTGCCGCGCAGAAGCAGCTGGAGAACGGCGCGGTGAAGGCACAGGAAGGCGGGGCGCAGCTGAATACGGGCCTGCAGGCTTCTCTGCAAGGCGCCGAGAAGCTGCAAGCGGGCCTGACGGCCGCGGAGCAGGGCAGCGCGAAGCTGCAAACAGGGCTCGAAGCCTCGCTGCAAGGCAGCGGCCAAGTGGCCGATGGCGCCAAAGGCGTAGCCCAAGGCTTGGAGCAGCTCGCGAAGGCAAGCCCCGATTTGGCTGCCAATCCCGAGCTGCAGAAGCTGATCGCGGCGAGCAAAGCGGTGGCTGAAGGCAGCCAGCAGGTTGCTGCCGGACAGCAGGAGCTGGTGCAAGGCGCGCGTGAATTGCACGGCGTCCACGGCCAGCTGCTGCAGGGCAGCGGGGAGCTGGTGCAAGGCCAGCAGCAGCTCGCACAGGGCGCTCGCCAGCTGGCCAGCGGGCAAGAGCAGCTGGCGAGCGGGCTGAAGCAATTCGGCGCGAAGCTGTCGGAGGCCGCGACGGGCGGCCAAAGCCTGGCGAGCGGCGCGGCGCAGCTGAGCGGCGGGGCCGAGAAGCTGCAGGGTGGCGTTGGCCAATTGTCCGGCGGCGTCAGCACGATAGCGAGCGGCTCCAAGCAGCTGGCGGGTGGCGCCGGAGAGCTGAAGGACGGCATGGATAAACTGGCCTCCGGCACCGGCGAGCTGGCAAGCAAGCTGAACGAAGCCGCCGAGCAAACCTCCGGCGTGAAGAAAAGTGATGAGCTGGTCAATATGTACGCGAAGCCGATCGAAATCGAGGAGCATAAAATCAATGAGGTTCCGAACTACGGCACCGGCTTCTCGCCTTACTTCCTGTCGCTGGGCCTGTTCGTCGGAGCATTGATCTCTACGCTTGTCGTACCGACCAGAGGTTCTTCGGTATCGGAGGCGACGGGATGGAACCGATTCGTGAGCCGGGCACTCGCCTTTACGGGCATGAGCTTGATCCAATCGCTCCTGTCCGCCGCGCTCATGCTTTACGTACTCAAGCTTGAGGTGCAGAGTGTGCCGCTGTTCTATCTCTTTACTTTCGCAACCAGCCTAAGCTTCATGTTCATTATTCAGGCTCTAGTGACCTGGCTGGATAATCCGGGACGCTTCCTGGCCATTCTGATGCTGATCTTCCAGTTGACGACTAGCGCAGGCACATTCCCGCTAGAGCTGATTCCAGACTGGATGAAGGTTTTTAACCCGCTCTTGCCAATGACTTATAGCGTTACCGGCTACAAAGCGGTCATTTCCAGCGGGGAGTTCGGGGTTGCTTGGGAGAATATCGGCGTCCTGGCGGGCTTTGGTGTTGCGTTCCTGATTCTCACCATGCTGTATTTCCTGCGCCGCGAGCAGCCGAGCACCGCGAGCATGACAACCGCCGAGGCTTAA
- a CDS encoding TetR/AcrR family transcriptional regulator: MAIDRRQQVIEAAEKSFALFGYKATTMDQVAKIANVGKGTIYTFFTNKEELFDEILRSVIMEMKRITETEVSEDKSFFENVYHSMDLLLEFRREHELLIKLFQEVRDFGTPQAREGLQRIEDEILRYLESKVARAAQRGEIRALDPKVVSFVMFKLYIALTSEWNKREEPLSKEQIKEFVRIFLAGGLSPE; this comes from the coding sequence ATGGCAATAGACCGCAGACAGCAGGTGATCGAGGCGGCGGAGAAATCCTTTGCCTTGTTCGGCTACAAGGCAACGACGATGGATCAAGTAGCTAAAATCGCGAATGTGGGGAAAGGGACGATTTACACTTTTTTTACGAATAAGGAAGAGCTCTTTGATGAAATACTCCGATCCGTCATTATGGAAATGAAGCGGATCACCGAGACAGAGGTGAGCGAGGATAAATCCTTCTTCGAAAACGTGTACCACTCCATGGACCTGCTCCTGGAATTCAGGAGGGAGCATGAACTGCTGATCAAGCTGTTCCAGGAGGTGCGCGATTTCGGCACGCCGCAGGCTCGCGAAGGCTTGCAGCGGATCGAGGATGAAATACTCCGCTATCTGGAGAGCAAGGTGGCGCGTGCTGCCCAGCGCGGGGAAATTCGGGCGCTCGATCCGAAGGTTGTCTCCTTCGTGATGTTCAAGCTGTATATTGCGCTCACCTCGGAATGGAATAAACGGGAAGAGCCGTTAAGCAAGGAGCAGATCAAGGAATTTGTTCGTATTTTCCTGGCAGGGGGGCTATCCCCGGAGTAA
- a CDS encoding MGDG synthase family glycosyltransferase yields MSKKRVLILSEGFGSGHTQAGHALAAGIRKLWPDAKTKVMELGSFLNPIIAPWILSAYRVTVNTSPSLVGMLYRKKYEKPVGRLTRLALHKMFYQHASEVIGQLQPDVIVCTHPIPNAVVARLRASGLRIPLYTLITDYDAHGAWISPEVNQYLVSTLEVKTLLQQRGVNPDTIQVTGIPVHPNFWSIQDKASARRDLGIKQMPTVLVMGGGWGLHFKEELIDKLIAWRDKVQIICCTGSNGKLTEKLRACPEMMHENITIIGHTHEVSKWMDASDILITKPGGMTCTEGLAKGIPMLFFESIPGQEEKNREYFVSHGYGMDMSSPEIIDQWFSAITKPSRNTLLHDKISQLRPQAYEPDCCAKNVIKLLRENSIQPELGYAYL; encoded by the coding sequence ATGTCCAAAAAACGAGTGCTGATTCTATCGGAGGGGTTCGGAAGCGGCCATACCCAAGCCGGTCATGCGCTGGCTGCCGGCATCCGAAAGCTGTGGCCGGACGCAAAGACGAAGGTGATGGAGCTGGGCTCGTTCCTTAATCCGATTATCGCCCCGTGGATTTTGTCTGCTTACCGGGTTACCGTAAATACGAGCCCTTCCCTGGTCGGAATGCTCTACCGGAAAAAATACGAAAAGCCAGTCGGGCGGTTAACCCGGCTGGCCCTGCATAAAATGTTCTATCAGCATGCATCCGAGGTAATCGGACAGCTTCAGCCGGATGTCATCGTCTGCACGCATCCGATTCCAAATGCCGTCGTCGCGAGACTCCGTGCGTCAGGCCTTCGCATACCGCTGTATACCCTGATTACGGACTACGACGCCCACGGCGCCTGGATTAGTCCTGAGGTGAATCAATATCTCGTGTCCACACTGGAAGTAAAAACATTGCTCCAGCAGCGTGGGGTCAACCCGGATACCATCCAGGTCACCGGAATTCCCGTTCATCCCAATTTCTGGAGCATCCAGGACAAAGCGTCCGCCAGAAGAGATCTCGGCATCAAGCAAATGCCTACTGTTCTCGTCATGGGCGGCGGATGGGGGCTGCACTTCAAGGAAGAGCTTATCGACAAACTCATCGCCTGGCGCGACAAGGTACAAATCATTTGCTGCACTGGCAGCAACGGCAAGCTGACAGAGAAGCTGCGCGCTTGTCCGGAGATGATGCACGAGAATATTACGATCATCGGACACACCCATGAAGTCAGCAAGTGGATGGATGCCTCCGATATCCTGATTACGAAGCCCGGCGGCATGACATGTACCGAGGGACTGGCTAAAGGCATACCCATGCTGTTCTTTGAATCGATTCCTGGTCAGGAGGAGAAGAACCGCGAATATTTCGTCAGCCACGGATACGGCATGGATATGTCTTCTCCAGAGATTATCGATCAATGGTTCTCTGCGATTACGAAGCCTTCGCGCAACACATTGCTTCATGACAAAATTAGCCAGCTTCGCCCTCAAGCCTATGAGCCGGACTGCTGCGCCAAGAACGTGATTAAGCTGCTCCGGGAAAATTCCATTCAACCCGAGCTCGGATATGCTTATTTATAG